A genomic segment from Flavobacterium inviolabile encodes:
- a CDS encoding OmpA family protein — MKKQYITLGLMLLLTAGYGQNKATEKADQLFESYQYVGAIEEYLKLAESKNANEYVYTQLADSYYNVFNMSEAAKWYAKATEGKAAAETYYRYAQTLKALGKYQDANKQMDAFARLMPNDVRAKEHKANPNYIPSLTNRTKMFDVAATNINSKGQSDFGAVLTNDKTLYFTSTRNTAKKTDKWANQPYLDIFQATRNEDGTFTEPKPVDELNTPFHDGPVTISNDGKTMFFARDGHSAGQYERSKNSNTKVGQQGLYKATKTDGKWGQIEALPINSTAYSITNPSLSKDGKTLYFASNMPGGLGESDIWKVAVEPTGYGKPQNLGAAVNTPGKENFPFITDDNILYFASSGKQGFGGLDVFKIDLGTSETAQNVGKPVNSEKDDFSFSFNKTLNIGYFSSNRDGSDAIYMATPVCSAEAIALVTNKKTGALLTNASVAILDAKGNIIATKQTNAEGKVSYNVDCETAYVFQATAPNFEAGTFPVQKIKSGEMMVETPLVPVEVIITDKEVLLNPVYFDFNKSNITEQGANELNKLVKVMKDHPAMVIMVKSHTDSKGSAAYNLKLSEQRAQATVQYLISKGIEKDRISGKGYGSSELKINCTNCTEEEHSQNRRSEFVIIKK, encoded by the coding sequence ATGAAAAAACAGTATATAACATTAGGCTTAATGCTACTGCTAACAGCAGGTTACGGACAAAACAAAGCGACAGAAAAGGCAGACCAGCTTTTTGAAAGCTACCAGTATGTGGGGGCTATTGAGGAATATTTGAAATTAGCGGAAAGTAAAAATGCTAATGAATATGTCTATACTCAGCTGGCAGACAGTTACTACAATGTATTCAACATGAGCGAAGCGGCCAAATGGTATGCCAAAGCAACGGAAGGCAAAGCTGCGGCAGAAACCTATTACCGTTATGCGCAAACGCTGAAAGCATTGGGGAAATACCAGGATGCCAATAAGCAAATGGATGCTTTTGCCCGTTTGATGCCAAATGATGTCAGAGCAAAAGAACACAAAGCAAATCCCAATTATATTCCCAGCCTGACCAACCGTACAAAAATGTTTGATGTGGCGGCTACGAACATAAACAGTAAAGGACAAAGCGATTTTGGAGCGGTACTCACCAATGACAAAACACTTTATTTTACCAGTACCCGAAATACCGCTAAGAAAACGGATAAATGGGCGAATCAGCCGTACCTGGATATTTTTCAGGCAACCCGAAATGAAGACGGAACGTTTACAGAACCCAAACCGGTTGATGAGCTGAATACTCCTTTCCACGATGGTCCGGTTACCATTAGCAATGATGGCAAAACCATGTTTTTTGCCCGCGACGGTCATAGTGCCGGACAATATGAAAGAAGTAAGAACAGCAATACCAAAGTAGGGCAGCAGGGTTTGTATAAAGCCACAAAAACAGATGGAAAATGGGGACAGATTGAAGCCCTTCCGATAAACAGTACGGCCTATTCGATAACCAATCCGAGTTTGAGCAAAGACGGTAAGACCTTGTATTTTGCTTCCAATATGCCGGGTGGTTTAGGAGAATCGGATATCTGGAAAGTAGCGGTAGAACCAACAGGATATGGCAAGCCGCAAAACCTGGGCGCTGCGGTAAATACACCCGGAAAAGAGAACTTTCCGTTTATCACGGACGATAATATCTTATATTTTGCTTCTTCCGGAAAACAGGGATTTGGCGGATTGGATGTCTTTAAAATTGATTTAGGAACTTCCGAAACAGCCCAAAATGTTGGAAAACCGGTAAACAGTGAAAAAGATGATTTCTCTTTTAGCTTTAACAAAACCCTGAACATCGGTTACTTTTCTTCTAACCGCGACGGTTCGGATGCTATTTATATGGCTACACCGGTTTGTTCGGCAGAAGCGATTGCTTTGGTGACCAATAAAAAAACAGGAGCACTGTTAACCAATGCTTCGGTGGCTATACTGGATGCTAAAGGAAATATCATAGCAACCAAACAAACCAATGCCGAAGGAAAAGTAAGTTATAATGTGGACTGTGAAACGGCTTATGTGTTCCAGGCAACAGCTCCTAATTTTGAAGCCGGAACCTTCCCGGTTCAGAAAATAAAATCGGGTGAAATGATGGTCGAAACACCATTAGTACCGGTAGAAGTGATCATTACCGATAAGGAAGTATTGCTGAATCCGGTATATTTCGATTTCAACAAAAGCAATATTACAGAGCAGGGGGCGAATGAGCTGAACAAACTGGTTAAGGTGATGAAAGATCATCCGGCAATGGTAATCATGGTAAAATCACATACCGATTCCAAAGGTAGTGCCGCTTACAACCTGAAATTGTCCGAACAAAGAGCACAGGCAACCGTACAATACCTGATCTCAAAAGGCATTGAAAAAGACCGTATTTCCGGAAAAGGATATGGAAGTTCGGAGCTTAAAATCAATTGTACGAACTGTACAGAAGAAGAACACTCTCAAAACAGACGTTCTGAATTTGTAATCATTAAAAAATAG
- a CDS encoding PorP/SprF family type IX secretion system membrane protein, translating to MKKLYFAALLIVMVALEVKAQQDPHYTQYMYNMNVMNPAYAGSKESLSGGLLYRQQWVDIQGAPKTATLSLHSPVGKNVGLGLSAVSDKIGPVEENNVYADFSYTLNLGGEHRLALGLKAGATFQKIGLFSEIGNGFVPQPGDVAFREDTSNTYFNVGTGVFYYTQHYYLAFSVPSMLKKTHLDVTQNGQEYNFGSETQHYFLTGGYVFNLTDNMKFKPSFMVKSAFQAPTSLDLSANVLFFDKFELGATYRLDDSFGGMVNYAITPNIKIGYAYDHIVSDLKVTTPASHEFMLLFDLNFPKKVSLSPRYF from the coding sequence ATGAAAAAACTATATTTTGCAGCTTTGCTAATAGTTATGGTTGCTTTAGAGGTCAAAGCACAGCAAGATCCGCATTATACACAATATATGTATAATATGAATGTCATGAATCCGGCTTATGCAGGATCCAAAGAGAGTTTATCCGGAGGATTATTATACAGACAGCAGTGGGTTGACATACAGGGAGCTCCTAAAACAGCGACCTTATCCCTGCACAGTCCGGTTGGAAAAAATGTTGGATTAGGGTTATCTGCCGTTTCCGATAAAATTGGTCCGGTGGAAGAAAATAATGTCTATGCCGATTTCTCCTATACGTTAAATTTAGGTGGCGAACACCGTTTGGCACTTGGACTTAAAGCCGGGGCGACATTCCAGAAAATCGGATTGTTCTCGGAAATCGGTAACGGATTTGTACCGCAGCCGGGTGATGTTGCCTTCCGGGAAGATACCAGCAATACCTATTTTAATGTGGGTACCGGGGTCTTTTACTATACGCAGCACTATTACCTGGCCTTTTCGGTACCCAGCATGTTGAAAAAAACACATCTGGATGTTACCCAAAACGGACAGGAATACAATTTCGGAAGCGAAACACAACACTATTTCTTAACAGGGGGATATGTGTTTAACCTGACCGATAATATGAAATTTAAGCCCTCTTTTATGGTAAAGTCGGCATTTCAGGCACCAACCTCATTAGATTTGTCAGCAAATGTTTTATTTTTTGATAAGTTCGAACTGGGAGCAACGTACCGACTGGATGATTCCTTTGGCGGAATGGTGAATTATGCCATTACACCCAACATCAAAATCGGATACGCTTATGACCATATTGTTTCAGACTTAAAGGTAACAACGCCGGCTTCACATGAATTTATGTTGTTATTTGATTTGAACTTCCCGAAAAAAGTATCACTTTCACCAAGATATTTCTAA
- a CDS encoding choice-of-anchor J domain-containing protein produces MTFLLFLFSVSGYSQLSTENFEGGIPATWKKFQTPGPTLLWDISNDGYLGGNAAYINPASVNIGAGNTAEYFLVTPSVTPIPNGEIRFFTKQGSATNNGTIYQLRLSTATQPDINGFTVVLKSWTEAELNSGSPTAYEEKVVPIPADLPSNLNFYVAFVAVNTQTGAAPSGDSWFVDNVRVVESCLKVTQPNFTVSNITANSANLSWTHPSATSFEVQVVPQGTAPAANGTVVANSYPAGSLAANTFYDVYIKTLCGGSVPTSEWAGPFPFKTSILGLSCSTPIVIPDVTTQPFTLSTNLNLYENAAVTYPNQGTGCLSPAVTGNYLAGAKAFLTYTPTANGLITITQTTLGGTGCYNNSTGVFVYDSCANVGVSCIAGVSTSAANVPKRIQNLFVQAGHTYVIVVSSNLLATASICFTLKVEGGNCAPPANYTYKDLLQNSVSFSWDNVGGFATAWEYKAVPTGSGAPAGAGTLTTTNLNNVINTGLAPGTSYDLYVRSVCNNIPGSWGLPYKFTTQCPVFSTPYSTQFTGASATVPTPCWTAVDVNGDGQTWSYLGGYATMQTSTYQNYNNDMFASPQVNLSGVPKRLRYKHQVVGGVSSYAIRISTTGIGAQNFTIELAPDTQITNTTWQEKIINIPTSITGPVNIAFVVSPATGHTATRISIDDVFIEDKPACPDPLSPTAQNITENQALLSWTNGDTETQWQVSVQPYGAGVPTGSGVLVNSNPYLATLLNPATHYEYYVRAYCSATQTSNWIGPFDFTTACITFPTPFSESFNDTDPTTKKFCWSTNNANNDGAQWTIGTTEARIQRGFMGPSSFNDWLITPAINVSGNKKLSFKYRALATPFTINPRHGIEVLISTTDTNPSSFTVISPLMEFTNTVYQEKSLYFTANGPVYIAFRVPPELSSPATASTLNLDDVVIEDAPACPNPSNLTAADITEDSAALSWVPGYAESAWEVKIQIAGTTNATVTPVSSSTYTPNTLLPNTIYEYYVRASCGSGVYSDWIGPFTFRTLCNPINAPFTETFNSNSQTEDCWRIVNNNNDSNKWNMNVTVNPYEGDQMAGMFTGSNGQNEDWLISPTINVAANQRLRYYYRVNDSFFTEDLKVHLSTNGIALDQFTTILYDSATDPVLINNVEYKEKIINLPAGITGNINIAFHVPFYQSTGPYRGQLLFIDNVVIEDIPACPQPSNLVAQNVTDTEAQISWDANGTTAPWEISVQPYGTPAPVGNTLPQYLHTAGTNPYTITNLTPALKYQYYVRALCSGSQQSEWVGPFEFTTKCSFENLCEYTIVLSSGNSFGVGGGINVMQNGMLVQTLEFPTGPFNTVPPPAEYTLLLCSGVEYSLFWDSIGTAPGQYPNAQVQVKDASGTVVWASPMGLGTPRTTLYTGLSICGPVTCPQPTNLQVNAQSEFSWTAGGTETQWEVFIQPVGNGTLPQSGTIVNTTSYVPQPADFNSQTATTFEYFVRAICSATNKSYWSGPKVFIRNDEPSTAIRIPVNPNEECNTSTSDVTFNGATASATPMSCGGINGGDIWFEFDATSKVHIIEANGFTGNFYQSSGDEPYPNMTMTLYKVGTNGVLEEKACSNNNVIVAMYMSELVVGETYKVRLTLNSTVPSTRKFNVCVKTPVDLCDINAVNHGFEFPPMQTVTGVTTIGTQYVVPGWRVNLDTWSAIFFTEALNAINLGPYSGGQCIQILSDPIEDWNPNDPNIKGIYKEFDTSEITQMDYSFAHAARSSNGSSLQLFAGPPAGPFTLVLESASPGPIWHLNTGSYTVPAGQNVTRFIFRSKENIIGNLLDEANFKANVAIKTAAHTLNCSQNTTTVEAEGVGQWIAAANNPATTVIATPNNKTTVISGFTTPGVYTFYWKTRYCEKSIAITYEGISDAPVVTTPVVYCQNATATALTATPPANHTLLWYTDAVGGTGNPVAPVPVTTAVGNTSYYVSLTDTNGCVGPRTEIVVQVNALPVTTITAPAPVCSGTTATVTFNGTPNAVITYAVDDGANQTVTLDTNGIATVTTPALTVNSVYTLVSVTETGTNACMQNLTASATVNVLALPTATISGSTTICSGDTAAITITGTPNATVTYTINGGAQQTVVLDATGTAVLNTAAITATTTFELVGATSAASSCTAAVTGSAVITVAALPTATISGTATICSGNTTTIMFTGTPNAVVTYNVNGGANQTIVLDAAGNATIVTGNAGTYTIVNVTASGALTCSQAVSDSVVITVTPLTAPNVTFSYATTCVNATVNPLPVLPAGFTTGGVFSSATVTVNAATGAIDLATATAGTHQVQYVVTADQTNCIGGDSYTATIVLTTGVNPVTAFTYDNTYCAGSPNAFPVTASGFTQGGTFSAGTGLTINGTTGEINIAGSTPGTYTITYLVQQDAATCNTGGSDIFTITISQSVAVAVESACESETLVLKAVPVNGSYNPDTVSYIWKDQNNITVGTNAETFNVDQYLAQNPTAGLPLNFSVTVLSGNCSGSAPFTVTNNPCKMIPKGISPNNDGANDAFDLTGLGVRELSIFNRYGTEVYSFKGNYTNQWNGVSGNGNELPDGTYFYAIHKENGTTVTGWVYINREH; encoded by the coding sequence GTTCCGTCCCTACGAGTGAATGGGCAGGACCATTTCCTTTTAAAACATCGATTTTAGGATTATCCTGTTCAACGCCAATCGTTATTCCGGATGTGACAACACAGCCGTTTACGCTATCGACCAATCTGAACTTGTATGAAAACGCGGCAGTAACCTATCCGAACCAGGGAACAGGATGTTTATCCCCGGCAGTAACCGGGAATTACCTGGCAGGTGCCAAAGCGTTCTTAACCTATACACCCACAGCAAACGGGCTGATCACGATAACACAGACCACGCTGGGTGGAACAGGATGTTACAATAACTCAACAGGAGTTTTTGTTTACGACAGCTGTGCCAATGTTGGTGTTTCCTGTATTGCCGGTGTTAGCACCTCAGCGGCAAACGTTCCAAAGCGAATCCAGAACTTATTTGTACAGGCAGGCCACACGTATGTGATTGTGGTATCGTCTAATTTACTGGCTACGGCAAGTATCTGTTTTACACTAAAAGTGGAAGGTGGTAATTGTGCGCCGCCGGCAAACTATACCTACAAGGATTTGCTACAAAACAGTGTATCGTTTTCCTGGGATAACGTTGGTGGTTTTGCCACTGCCTGGGAATACAAAGCAGTACCAACCGGATCGGGCGCTCCTGCAGGAGCCGGTACGCTAACAACGACAAATCTTAACAATGTGATCAATACCGGATTGGCTCCGGGTACTTCGTATGATTTATATGTAAGATCGGTTTGTAATAATATTCCGGGAAGCTGGGGATTGCCTTATAAATTTACAACCCAGTGTCCGGTATTTTCAACACCATATTCCACGCAGTTCACAGGAGCATCGGCTACCGTGCCTACACCTTGCTGGACGGCAGTTGACGTTAACGGCGACGGACAGACATGGTCTTATCTGGGCGGTTATGCCACGATGCAGACCAGTACATACCAGAACTATAACAACGATATGTTTGCATCGCCTCAGGTAAATCTGAGCGGAGTGCCAAAAAGACTGCGTTACAAACATCAGGTTGTTGGCGGGGTATCCAGTTATGCTATTCGTATTTCCACAACGGGAATAGGGGCACAGAACTTTACGATTGAACTGGCACCGGATACGCAGATTACCAATACAACCTGGCAGGAAAAGATCATCAATATTCCGACTTCGATTACAGGACCGGTCAATATTGCTTTTGTTGTTAGCCCGGCAACCGGCCATACGGCAACAAGAATTTCTATTGATGATGTTTTTATTGAAGACAAACCGGCATGTCCGGATCCGTTGAGCCCTACCGCTCAGAATATCACGGAAAACCAGGCGTTATTGTCCTGGACAAACGGAGATACCGAAACACAGTGGCAGGTATCGGTTCAGCCATACGGAGCGGGAGTTCCTACAGGTTCAGGAGTGCTTGTAAACTCCAATCCTTATCTGGCAACCTTGTTAAATCCGGCTACGCATTATGAATATTATGTGAGAGCCTACTGTTCGGCTACACAAACCAGTAACTGGATCGGGCCGTTCGATTTTACAACAGCCTGTATCACTTTCCCGACACCGTTCTCGGAAAGTTTTAACGATACGGATCCTACCACTAAAAAATTCTGCTGGTCTACCAATAATGCCAACAATGATGGCGCGCAATGGACTATAGGCACAACAGAAGCAAGAATACAAAGAGGTTTTATGGGACCAAGCTCTTTTAATGACTGGTTGATTACTCCGGCAATTAATGTGTCCGGAAACAAAAAACTTTCGTTTAAATACAGAGCTTTGGCTACGCCATTCACGATAAATCCAAGACACGGTATCGAAGTATTGATTTCTACTACCGATACGAACCCGTCAAGCTTTACCGTTATCTCGCCTTTAATGGAATTTACCAATACGGTATATCAGGAAAAATCCCTGTATTTCACGGCTAACGGACCGGTATATATCGCTTTCCGCGTACCGCCGGAATTAAGTTCACCGGCTACAGCTTCTACATTAAATCTTGATGATGTAGTAATTGAAGATGCTCCGGCATGTCCGAATCCGTCTAACTTAACAGCGGCTGATATTACAGAGGATTCTGCTGCCTTATCATGGGTTCCGGGTTATGCCGAATCTGCCTGGGAAGTGAAAATCCAGATCGCCGGTACAACCAATGCGACCGTTACACCGGTGAGCAGCAGTACGTATACACCAAATACCCTATTGCCGAATACGATCTATGAATATTACGTGAGAGCTTCCTGCGGAAGCGGTGTTTACAGTGACTGGATAGGGCCATTTACTTTCAGAACTTTATGTAACCCTATTAATGCGCCATTTACAGAAACGTTCAACAGTAATTCTCAAACAGAAGATTGCTGGAGAATCGTGAACAACAACAACGATTCTAACAAATGGAACATGAATGTAACGGTTAATCCGTATGAAGGAGACCAGATGGCCGGTATGTTTACCGGAAGCAACGGTCAGAATGAAGACTGGCTGATCTCGCCAACGATTAACGTGGCAGCCAATCAAAGATTACGTTATTACTACCGTGTAAACGACAGCTTCTTTACCGAAGATTTAAAAGTACATTTATCGACTAACGGTATCGCACTGGATCAGTTTACGACTATTTTATACGATTCTGCTACAGATCCTGTATTGATCAACAATGTGGAATACAAGGAAAAAATAATTAACCTTCCGGCAGGAATTACCGGGAATATTAATATTGCGTTCCATGTACCGTTTTATCAAAGTACCGGTCCTTACAGAGGGCAGTTATTGTTTATCGACAATGTGGTAATTGAAGATATTCCGGCTTGTCCGCAGCCATCCAATTTAGTGGCGCAAAACGTAACCGATACGGAAGCGCAAATTTCATGGGATGCAAACGGAACTACAGCTCCGTGGGAAATATCGGTACAGCCTTATGGCACTCCGGCTCCGGTGGGGAACACTTTACCGCAATACCTGCATACGGCAGGAACAAACCCGTATACAATTACCAATTTAACACCGGCATTAAAATACCAGTACTATGTGAGAGCACTTTGTAGTGGTTCACAGCAAAGCGAATGGGTTGGACCGTTTGAGTTCACGACCAAATGTAGTTTCGAAAACCTGTGTGAATATACTATTGTTTTATCCAGTGGTAATTCCTTTGGAGTGGGTGGTGGAATCAATGTAATGCAAAACGGAATGTTGGTGCAAACGCTGGAATTCCCTACAGGACCTTTTAATACGGTGCCACCACCGGCAGAATATACGCTGCTGTTGTGTAGCGGAGTGGAATACTCTTTATTCTGGGACTCTATCGGAACCGCACCGGGACAATATCCTAATGCACAGGTTCAGGTTAAAGATGCTTCCGGAACGGTGGTTTGGGCAAGCCCGATGGGACTTGGAACACCAAGAACAACCTTATACACCGGACTTTCCATTTGCGGACCTGTTACCTGTCCGCAGCCGACAAACTTACAGGTAAATGCGCAATCAGAGTTTTCCTGGACAGCAGGCGGAACAGAAACACAATGGGAAGTATTTATACAACCGGTTGGTAACGGAACGTTGCCGCAATCGGGAACTATTGTTAACACGACTTCTTATGTACCGCAACCGGCAGATTTCAACTCGCAGACCGCAACAACATTCGAATATTTTGTGCGTGCTATCTGTAGTGCAACGAACAAAAGCTACTGGTCCGGACCAAAAGTATTCATCAGAAATGATGAACCGTCAACGGCAATCAGAATCCCGGTTAACCCGAATGAAGAATGTAATACCTCAACCAGTGATGTAACCTTTAACGGGGCTACGGCATCGGCAACGCCAATGAGCTGTGGCGGTATCAATGGTGGTGATATCTGGTTTGAATTTGATGCCACATCAAAAGTTCATATTATCGAAGCAAACGGATTTACCGGTAACTTCTACCAGTCATCCGGAGATGAGCCGTATCCGAACATGACGATGACGCTTTATAAAGTAGGCACAAACGGTGTACTGGAAGAAAAAGCGTGCAGCAATAACAACGTAATTGTGGCGATGTACATGTCCGAATTAGTTGTTGGAGAAACCTATAAAGTACGCCTTACCCTGAACAGTACCGTTCCAAGTACCCGAAAATTCAATGTGTGTGTTAAAACACCGGTGGATTTATGTGATATAAATGCGGTGAACCATGGTTTTGAATTCCCGCCTATGCAAACGGTTACCGGAGTTACGACCATCGGTACGCAATATGTTGTACCGGGATGGAGGGTTAATTTAGATACCTGGAGTGCTATTTTCTTTACAGAAGCATTAAATGCGATTAATTTAGGACCTTATTCCGGAGGACAGTGTATCCAGATATTGAGTGATCCTATAGAAGACTGGAATCCTAACGACCCGAACATCAAAGGAATATATAAAGAATTTGATACATCCGAAATTACCCAGATGGATTATAGTTTTGCACATGCAGCCAGATCCAGCAACGGTAGTTCACTACAATTATTTGCAGGACCGCCGGCAGGACCATTCACGTTAGTGCTGGAATCGGCTTCACCGGGGCCAATCTGGCACCTGAATACCGGATCATACACAGTTCCGGCAGGTCAGAACGTTACCCGTTTTATTTTCAGATCCAAAGAAAATATAATCGGAAACCTTTTAGATGAGGCTAATTTTAAAGCGAATGTGGCTATTAAAACAGCGGCTCACACTTTAAACTGTAGTCAGAATACCACTACTGTTGAAGCAGAAGGAGTAGGGCAATGGATAGCCGCTGCGAATAATCCGGCTACTACGGTTATTGCCACACCAAATAACAAAACAACAGTGATTTCCGGATTTACAACACCGGGTGTTTATACATTCTATTGGAAAACGCGTTATTGTGAAAAATCGATCGCGATTACCTATGAAGGAATCAGCGATGCACCGGTAGTAACCACTCCGGTTGTTTATTGCCAGAATGCGACGGCAACAGCTTTAACCGCTACACCACCGGCAAACCATACGTTATTATGGTATACGGATGCTGTGGGCGGAACAGGAAACCCGGTTGCTCCGGTACCGGTTACAACAGCTGTAGGAAATACTTCTTACTATGTGAGCCTTACCGATACTAACGGATGTGTAGGACCAAGAACAGAAATTGTTGTTCAGGTAAATGCTTTACCTGTTACCACAATAACTGCTCCGGCTCCGGTTTGTTCCGGAACGACGGCTACCGTTACTTTTAACGGTACACCAAATGCGGTTATTACATATGCTGTGGACGATGGTGCGAACCAAACGGTAACGTTAGATACCAATGGTATTGCTACCGTTACAACTCCTGCCTTAACGGTGAACAGTGTGTACACTTTGGTAAGTGTTACCGAAACCGGTACCAATGCCTGTATGCAAAACCTGACCGCTTCGGCAACAGTGAACGTATTGGCATTGCCAACCGCAACAATATCGGGCAGTACAACGATCTGCTCCGGTGATACGGCTGCAATCACGATTACCGGTACGCCAAATGCCACAGTAACCTATACGATAAATGGCGGTGCACAGCAAACAGTTGTTTTAGATGCAACCGGAACGGCTGTATTGAACACGGCTGCGATTACGGCAACCACTACTTTTGAATTGGTAGGGGCTACTTCTGCGGCTTCGTCCTGTACAGCAGCGGTAACCGGTTCGGCTGTGATTACAGTAGCTGCATTACCAACCGCTACGATTTCCGGAACGGCTACCATTTGCTCCGGAAACACAACAACGATCATGTTTACCGGTACACCAAATGCTGTAGTAACCTACAACGTAAATGGTGGTGCGAACCAAACGATTGTATTGGATGCTGCCGGAAACGCGACTATTGTAACCGGAAATGCAGGTACCTATACTATTGTAAATGTAACGGCTTCCGGAGCATTAACGTGCAGCCAGGCGGTATCAGATTCGGTTGTGATCACCGTGACACCGTTAACAGCACCAAATGTAACGTTCAGTTATGCAACAACCTGTGTAAATGCAACGGTAAATCCTTTACCGGTATTACCGGCAGGCTTTACAACCGGCGGAGTATTCAGCTCGGCGACGGTAACGGTTAATGCAGCTACAGGAGCTATTGATTTAGCAACGGCTACTGCCGGAACACACCAGGTGCAATATGTTGTAACTGCTGATCAGACAAACTGTATTGGCGGCGACAGCTATACGGCAACGATAGTGTTAACCACAGGAGTAAACCCGGTAACGGCCTTTACGTATGACAATACTTATTGTGCCGGCAGTCCGAATGCTTTCCCTGTGACAGCATCAGGATTTACACAGGGAGGTACTTTCAGTGCCGGAACAGGTTTGACGATCAATGGTACTACAGGAGAAATCAATATTGCAGGAAGCACACCGGGAACCTATACCATTACCTATTTGGTACAGCAGGATGCGGCAACGTGTAATACGGGTGGATCGGATATTTTCACGATCACTATTTCCCAGTCTGTTGCAGTAGCAGTTGAAAGTGCCTGCGAATCGGAAACGTTAGTATTGAAAGCAGTTCCGGTAAACGGTTCTTACAACCCTGATACGGTGAGTTATATCTGGAAAGATCAGAATAACATTACGGTAGGTACCAATGCCGAAACATTTAATGTGGATCAGTATCTGGCACAAAACCCGACAGCTGGTTTACCATTGAACTTTAGTGTTACGGTACTTTCCGGAAACTGTAGCGGTTCGGCACCATTTACGGTAACCAATAATCCTTGTAAAATGATCCCTAAAGGTATTTCTCCAAACAATGACGGAGCGAACGATGCCTTTGATCTGACAGGATTAGGAGTGAGAGAACTTTCCATTTTCAACCGTTATGGTACAGAAGTGTATTCTTTCAAAGGAAACTATACCAACCAATGGAATGGTGTGTCCGGCAATGGAAACGAGTTACCTGACGGAACGTATTTCTATGCGATTCATAAAGAAAACGGAACAACTGTAACCGGTTGGGTATATATAAACAGAGAACACTAA